CGAACGCATCCAGGTGTTCGGCGCCTTGTCGGTCGAGGGTGATTTCCACCAGGGCGGAGAGTCCGACGCCGACCTTTTCTGGCGAGACGATGGCCATCTGTTTCTCGATCACGCCGGTTTCCACCAGCCGCCGGACGCGACGCAGACAGGTGGCTGGGGAGACATGGGCCAGGTCGGCCAGCGCTTGATTGGACAGGGAGGCGTCTTCCTGCAGAAGATCGAGCAGCCGCAGATCCAGCGCATCCAGGGTGATGAAAAATTCCATAAACGGCTTGAAAATGAAGAATTCGTTCAATCGTGAGATTGGATGATTGATTCTTTCACCAGACGGCCGATCTTGAAAGCCTCTTCGGCACCGACCTGCCTAGCATTCCGCCATTCGCAATCGGTTTCAGGAGACTCTCATGTGTGGCATCGTCGGCGCCGTCAGCCAGAAGGACATCGTTCCCATCCTCATCGAGGGTCTGAAGCGCCTGGAATACCGCGGCTATGACTCCTGCGGTGTGGCGGTCCACCAAGACGGTCAACTGCGGCGGGCGCGCAGCACCTCCCGGGTGGCTGAACTGCAAGCGCTGGCCGCGCAGGACGGCGTAGCGGCGGGCACCGGCATCGCGCACACCCGTTGGGCCACCCACGGCGTGCCGGCGGTCCACAACGCCCACCCGCATTTCTCGCACGGTCCTGGCGTGGACGCACCGCAAGGTCCCGGCCGCGTTGCGCTGGTGCACAACGGCATCATCGAGAACCACGACGAACTGCGTGCCGAGCTCAAGGGCCGCGGCTATGTGTTCCTGAGCCAGACCGACACCGAAGTCATCGCGCACCTGGTCGATCTGTTCTATCAAGGCGATCTGCTGGAGGCGGTGCAACAAGCCATCGGTCGCCTGAAGGGGGCCTACGCGATTGCCGTGTTCCATCGCGACGAACCGCACCGCGTGGTCGGCGCCCGCGAGGGATCGCCGCTGGTGCTGGGCGTGGGGCGTGACGAATACGTCGGCGCGCACTTCCTGGCCTCCGACGCGATGGCGCTGGCCGGCGTCACCGATCAGATCGTCTACCTGGAAGAGGGCGATGTGGTCGACCTGCAACTGGGCCGCTTCTGGATCAGCAGCCGCGATGCGGCCACCGGCCGCTTCCAGACGGTGGAGCGTGAGGTGCGGACGGTGCATGCGCACAGCGGCGCCGCGGAGCTGGGCCCGTATCGCCACTACATGCAGAAGGAAATCTTCGAGCAGCCGGTGGCGATTGCGAACACGCTGGACGCGGTCACCAGCGTCACGCCGGAGCTGTTTGGCGATGGGGCATACCGCGTGTTCAAGGACATTGATTCGGTCCTGATCCTGGCCTGCGGCACCAGCTTCTATGCGGGGTCCACGGCCAAGTACTGGCTGGAGAGCATTGCGAAGATCCCGACCAGTGTCGAGATTGCCAGCGAATACCGTTATCGCGACAGCGTGCCGAATCCGCGCACCCTGGTCGTCACCATCAGCCAAAGCGGCGAGACGGCCGACACGCTGGCCGCACTCAAGCATGCGCGTTCATTGGGCATGCTGCACACCTTGACTGTCTGCAATGTGGCCACGAGTGCCATGGTGCGTGAATGCGCGCTGTCATTCATTACGCGCGCCGGTGCGGAAATTGGTGTGGCGTCGACCAAAGCGTTCACCACGCAATTGGTGGGACTGTTCCTGCTGACGCTGGCCCTGGCGCAGACGCGCGGCCATCTGACGGACGAGCAAGAGGCCGAGCACCTGAAGGCACTGCGCCACTTGCCCGTGGCGGTGCAAGCGGTGCTGGCGCTGGAGCCGCAGGTCATTGCATGGAGTGAGGAATTCGCGCGCAAGGAGAATGCGCTGTTCCTGGGGCGCGGATTGCACTATCCGATTGCGCTGGAAGGTGCGCTGAAGCTCAAGGAGATCAGCTACATCCATGCGGAGGCGTATCCGGCGGGTGAATTGAAGCACGGCCCGCTGGCGCTGGTCACGGCGCAAATGCCGGTGGTCACGGTGGCGCCCAATGACACGCTGCTGGAAAAGCTCAAGAGCAACATGCAGGAAGTGCGGGCGCGTGGCGGTGAGCTGTTTGTCTTCGCGGACGGGGATACGAAGATCGAGAGCGAGGCCGGGCTGCATGTGATTCGGATGCCGGAGCACTATGGCGCGCTGAGCCCGATTCTGCATACGGTGCCGCTGCAGTTGCTGGCGTATCACACCGCGTGTGCGCGGGGGACGGATGTGGATAAGCCGCGGAATTTGGCGAAGAGTGTGACGGTGGAGTGAGGGGGGAGGGCGCTCGTTGGCAAGGCGTCTCGCGCCGCCCCAGTGCCGATAATGGCACCCATGCGCCACACCATCACGCTCAACATACGGTACGACTG
The Roseateles amylovorans genome window above contains:
- a CDS encoding Lrp/AsnC family transcriptional regulator, whose translation is MEFFITLDALDLRLLDLLQEDASLSNQALADLAHVSPATCLRRVRRLVETGVIEKQMAIVSPEKVGVGLSALVEITLDRQGAEHLDAFETLVVAAPEIQQCWRVAPGPDFILVLQVSDMPAYHALVQRLFTQHANVRNVKTFFSVKRAKFDPRVAVGVAGGRVLR
- the glmS gene encoding glutamine--fructose-6-phosphate transaminase (isomerizing); the protein is MCGIVGAVSQKDIVPILIEGLKRLEYRGYDSCGVAVHQDGQLRRARSTSRVAELQALAAQDGVAAGTGIAHTRWATHGVPAVHNAHPHFSHGPGVDAPQGPGRVALVHNGIIENHDELRAELKGRGYVFLSQTDTEVIAHLVDLFYQGDLLEAVQQAIGRLKGAYAIAVFHRDEPHRVVGAREGSPLVLGVGRDEYVGAHFLASDAMALAGVTDQIVYLEEGDVVDLQLGRFWISSRDAATGRFQTVEREVRTVHAHSGAAELGPYRHYMQKEIFEQPVAIANTLDAVTSVTPELFGDGAYRVFKDIDSVLILACGTSFYAGSTAKYWLESIAKIPTSVEIASEYRYRDSVPNPRTLVVTISQSGETADTLAALKHARSLGMLHTLTVCNVATSAMVRECALSFITRAGAEIGVASTKAFTTQLVGLFLLTLALAQTRGHLTDEQEAEHLKALRHLPVAVQAVLALEPQVIAWSEEFARKENALFLGRGLHYPIALEGALKLKEISYIHAEAYPAGELKHGPLALVTAQMPVVTVAPNDTLLEKLKSNMQEVRARGGELFVFADGDTKIESEAGLHVIRMPEHYGALSPILHTVPLQLLAYHTACARGTDVDKPRNLAKSVTVE